In Molothrus ater isolate BHLD 08-10-18 breed brown headed cowbird chromosome 20, BPBGC_Mater_1.1, whole genome shotgun sequence, the following are encoded in one genomic region:
- the ARRDC1 gene encoding arrestin domain-containing protein 1, with protein sequence MGKVQLFEIRLGDSRVVYSPGEALAGTVTVRLSGSLQYRAIKVSCIGSCGVSNKINDTAWTVEEQYFNSTLSLADKGVLTAGEHNFPFQFLLPASAPTSFEGPFGKVLHQVKAVIDTPRFSKDYKCNKIFYVLCPLNLNDIPDIEQPNTMSITKKFNYKLVKSGNIILTATSDLKGYIVGQAIQLRTDIENKSGRDTGAVVASLLQKVAYKSKRWIYDLRTIAEVEGSGVKAWKHAEWKEQILVPALPQSILQGCSLIHIDYYIQVSLKSPEVSVTLPIYIGNIAVNRVPLSPSRSIQHIPSVVVPSAPPEEEEAASGYHPMDNVSIPTKSHSQQQPFSYAPGLSFQEIRADSEQTGSPNHPTLCLSTGATVPYYAEGNVVPVPTASSLILPPEYSTWGYPYEAPPSYEQSCSSANSSISNGN encoded by the exons CCATCAAGGTGAGCTGCATTGGATCCTGTGGGGTGTCCAACAAGATCAATGACACAGCATGGACTGTGGAGGAGCAGTACTTCAACAGCACACTGTCCCTGGCAGACAAAG GGGTCCTGACAGCTGGAGAGCACAACTTTCCCTTCCAGTTCCTGCTGCCAG CTTCTGCTCCTACATCATTTGAAGGCCCTTTTGGCAAGGTCCTGCATCAGGTGAAAGCTGTGATAGACACACCTCGCTTCTCCAAGGACTACAAATGCAACAAGATCTTCTATGTTCTCTGCCCTCTCAACCTGAACGACATCCCTGACATCGAG cagcccaaCACCATGTCCATCACCAAGAAGTTCAACTACAAGCTTGTGAAGAGTGGCAACATCATCCTGACAGCCACGTCTGACCTGAAGGGCTACATCGTGGGCCAGGCCATCCAGCTGCGCACGGACATTGAGAACAAGTCCGGCCGCGACACCGGCGCTGTGGTGGCCAGTCTGCTCCAG AAAGTGGCCTACAAATCCAAGCGCTGGATCTACGACCTGAGGACCATCGCCGAGGTGGAAGGCTCAGGGGTGAAAGCCTGGAAACATGCAGAATGGAAGGAGCAGATCCTGgttccagcactgccccagtccattctgcagggctgcagcctcatCCACATTGACTACTACATCCAG GTTTCCCTCAAGTCTCCAGAGGTTTCTGTCACTCTCCCCATCTACATTGGAAACATTGCTGTGAACAGGGTCCCGCTGAGCCCCTCCCGCTCCATCCAGCACATCCCATCTGTGGtggtccccagtgcccccccagaggaagaggaggctgcCAGTGGCTATCACCCCATGGACAATGTCTCCATCCCCACCAAAagccattcccagcagcagccctttaGCTATGCCCCAGGACTGAGCTTCCAGGAGATTCGGGCGGACTCGGAGCAGACGGGCTCCCCAAACCACCCCACACTCTGCCTGTCCACGGGAGCCACTGTCCCCTACTATGCTGAGGGGAATGTGgtgcctgtccccacagccagctCACTCATCCTGCCCCCAGAGTACAGCACGTGGGGATACCCCTATG AGGCACCTCCATCCTAcgagcagagctgcagcagtgccaacTCCAGCATCAGCAATGGCAATTAG